GAAGACCGTGCCGGTCGCCTGGCGGTTCTCGTTCAGCGTGATCTTGCCGACCGGGCTGTCGAGCTGGAGCTTGTCGAGCGCGGCCATGAACTTCGCCTGCCCGCCCGAGAGGTCGCCGCCGGCGCCCTCGAGGCCCTTGATGGCGGCCTGGGTGGCCACATAGTAGCCGAGGCCGAACAGCGAGGGCGTCGGGAAGCGCTGCGCCGCCGGGATCGAGTCCTGGTACAGCTTGACATAGGCGGTCCAGGCCGGGCTCGGATCGTCGATCGCGAAGGGTCCGGAGGTCGGCGTGCCCTTGAGCGCGTCCTTGGCCTTGCCCTTGGCGGTCAGCACGGTCTGGTCGGCCATGATGGTGCCGCCGATCAGACGGAGCTTTTCGCCGGCCTGCTGGTACTGGTTCAGGAAGTTGATGGCGTCGGTGCCGCCGAGGCCGAGATAGATGGCGTCCACATTCTCGGGCAACTGGGCGATGATGGCCGCGAAGTCGGCCTGGCCGAGCGGCTGCCAGAAGCGCTGCACGATGTCGCCGCCGGCCTTGCAGTAGTCGGCCGCAAAGCCCATGAAATTGGTGTAGCCGAAGGAATAGTCGGCCGCGATGGTGGCGACCTTCTTCCAGCCCTTGGTCTTCACCACGTAGCTGCCGAGGCCGTAGCCCCACTGCGAGCCGTCGAGGTTGAAGCGGTAGAAGTTGC
This window of the Prosthecodimorpha staleyi genome carries:
- a CDS encoding ABC transporter substrate-binding protein, with translation MRNSLLGAVAVAALMLPGAALAQSGTIKIGVLVALEGAFAAGGQDGVRNVELALKQVNNTVAGKKIEIVVAPTDTKPDTTVRMARKLVEQDKVDFIIGPLSGSEGIAMRDFAKTIPDKVVINGISGALETTWVEPARNFYRFNLDGSQWGYGLGSYVVKTKGWKKVATIAADYSFGYTNFMGFAADYCKAGGDIVQRFWQPLGQADFAAIIAQLPENVDAIYLGLGGTDAINFLNQYQQAGEKLRLIGGTIMADQTVLTAKGKAKDALKGTPTSGPFAIDDPSPAWTAYVKLYQDSIPAAQRFPTPSLFGLGYYVATQAAIKGLEGAGGDLSGGQAKFMAALDKLQLDSPVGKITLNENRQATGTVFITEVVDGPDGNLTSKMVGRADNVTQTLGMTAEQFKALGLPSRDVVNCAKLRTGG